A genomic stretch from Mycobacterium paraterrae includes:
- a CDS encoding acetylserotonin O-methyltransferase, with protein sequence MASGVPPARVVRAVELARHHLARLQRRTVPPPIAMMEMVLGAWVAQAITAAANLGIADALADGPLTADQLASAVGADADAISRLLRALETRGIFRQRRDGRYELTPMADTLRSDADVSLSAWAQFMGSPQHREHWSHLPDAIRTGRAVIPDLRGKPFFEYMLDEPEFADLFNGAMTSVSELAISSVIAGYDFSPYATIVDVGGGHGRLLSAILEAAPNSRGILFDLPNVVAGAPVILGKHGVADRVRIAEGSFFNDVPSGGDAYVLKSIIHDWADDDAVRILRNVRRAAAPGANVLLVETVIPRHHREFPGKWVDLEMLLVAASRERTAAEHADLMKLAGFRLTRVVETASPFGVVEAVAI encoded by the coding sequence ATGGCATCAGGAGTTCCGCCCGCCAGGGTGGTGCGGGCGGTAGAGCTGGCCAGACATCATCTCGCTCGGCTGCAACGACGCACGGTACCGCCTCCCATCGCAATGATGGAGATGGTCTTGGGGGCGTGGGTGGCTCAGGCGATCACCGCTGCGGCGAACCTCGGCATTGCTGACGCGCTCGCTGACGGGCCACTGACGGCAGATCAACTCGCGAGCGCGGTCGGCGCAGACGCGGACGCAATCAGCCGATTACTTCGGGCGTTGGAGACTCGAGGCATCTTCCGTCAACGGCGCGACGGCCGCTACGAGCTCACCCCAATGGCGGACACCCTGCGTAGCGACGCCGACGTGTCGTTGAGTGCGTGGGCGCAATTCATGGGATCGCCTCAGCACCGCGAGCATTGGAGCCATCTTCCAGACGCCATCCGGACCGGCCGGGCAGTGATCCCCGATCTACGCGGCAAACCCTTCTTCGAGTACATGCTCGACGAACCGGAGTTCGCGGATTTGTTCAACGGCGCCATGACTAGCGTGTCAGAACTCGCGATCTCATCGGTCATCGCCGGCTACGACTTCAGCCCATATGCCACCATCGTCGATGTCGGCGGCGGGCACGGTCGCCTCCTGTCGGCAATCCTTGAAGCCGCTCCGAATTCGCGCGGCATCTTGTTTGACCTTCCTAATGTGGTGGCGGGGGCCCCGGTGATCCTCGGCAAGCACGGCGTCGCGGACCGAGTTCGTATTGCTGAGGGCTCGTTTTTCAACGACGTGCCGAGTGGAGGCGATGCGTACGTCCTCAAAAGCATCATTCACGACTGGGCCGACGACGACGCCGTGCGCATCCTTCGCAACGTGCGGAGGGCGGCCGCCCCCGGCGCGAACGTATTGCTCGTTGAGACGGTAATTCCACGGCACCATCGGGAGTTTCCGGGCAAGTGGGTGGATTTGGAGATGCTGCTGGTGGCGGCCTCGCGAGAGCGCACCGCGGCAGAGCACGCTGACCTGATGAAGCTCGCTGGTTTTCGCTTGACACGAGTTGTGGAAACGGCGTCGCCCTTCGGTGTTGTGGAAGCCGTAGCGATCTAG
- a CDS encoding DUF885 domain-containing protein encodes MESDALIREYLLLGLRFDRIEQGYVDAFTGDPALRQAVAAEPAPDPANLARQAARLLAALSDVARRNGFDSQRADYVAAHLRALECAGRKFAGEDIGFVDEVHAYFDVQISKGDPETYRQAHARLDETLGGTGPLADRMEAHRVGEEIPPDRLAECIDAFSSALRDRVRAEYPLPDTETVDYQVVTDKPWSGFNYYLGDYRSTVAVNADLKQLMSNLPRLVAHESYPGHHTEHCRKEAGLVNRKGQAEQTIFLVNTPQCLMAEGLADLALYAAIGAGWGSWASEIYADLGLRFDGERAEAVSEASAALAGVRQDAALMLHDEHRDADEVVEFLRRWLLVNDTRARQMLRFLSSPLWRAYTSTYVEGYRLLRGWLDDRPAGVSLVERFGRLLDEPFVPSSMQRA; translated from the coding sequence GTGGAATCCGACGCACTGATCCGCGAGTACCTGCTCCTCGGACTGCGGTTCGACCGGATCGAGCAGGGCTACGTCGACGCCTTCACCGGCGATCCGGCCCTGCGCCAAGCGGTCGCGGCCGAGCCCGCGCCCGACCCCGCCAACCTGGCCCGGCAGGCCGCAAGGCTGCTGGCCGCACTGTCGGATGTGGCGCGTCGCAACGGATTCGACTCTCAGCGCGCCGACTATGTGGCCGCTCACCTGCGCGCGTTGGAATGCGCCGGCCGCAAATTCGCCGGCGAGGACATCGGGTTCGTCGACGAGGTTCACGCGTATTTCGACGTGCAGATCAGCAAGGGTGACCCGGAGACCTACCGCCAGGCCCATGCCCGGCTCGACGAGACATTGGGCGGCACCGGGCCGCTGGCCGACCGGATGGAAGCACACCGAGTGGGCGAGGAAATCCCGCCCGATCGGCTCGCGGAGTGCATCGACGCGTTCTCCAGCGCACTGCGCGACCGGGTGCGCGCCGAATACCCGCTGCCGGACACCGAAACCGTCGACTACCAGGTGGTGACCGACAAGCCGTGGTCGGGATTCAACTACTACCTGGGCGACTACCGCTCGACGGTGGCGGTGAACGCAGACCTCAAACAGCTGATGTCCAACTTGCCGCGGCTGGTTGCGCATGAGTCTTATCCCGGTCACCACACCGAGCACTGCCGCAAAGAGGCTGGGCTGGTCAACCGCAAGGGCCAGGCAGAGCAGACCATCTTTCTGGTGAACACCCCGCAGTGCCTGATGGCCGAGGGCCTCGCCGACCTGGCGCTGTACGCGGCGATCGGCGCGGGCTGGGGAAGCTGGGCCAGCGAGATCTACGCCGACCTCGGGCTGCGTTTCGACGGTGAGCGGGCCGAGGCGGTGTCCGAGGCCTCGGCGGCGCTGGCCGGGGTGCGACAGGACGCGGCGCTGATGTTGCACGACGAGCACCGCGACGCCGACGAGGTCGTGGAGTTCTTGCGCCGCTGGTTGCTGGTAAACGACACCCGCGCCCGCCAGATGCTGCGGTTTCTGTCTTCGCCGCTGTGGCGCGCCTACACCAGCACCTACGTCGAGGGGTATCGGCTGTTGCGGGGCTGGCTGGACGACCGCCCAGCGGGGGTCAGCCTGGTGGAACGGTTCGGCCGGTTGCTTGACGAGCCGTTCGTCCCGTCGTCGATGCAGCGCGCGTAG
- the coaA gene encoding type I pantothenate kinase, with protein sequence MPRPSEPSPYVEFDRRQWRALRMSTPQPLTEEEIVGLRGIGEQVNLREVEEVYLPLARLLHLQVAARQRLFQATAEFLGEPQQNPNRPVPFIIGVAGSVAVGKSTTARVLQALLARWDHHPRVDLVTTDGFLYPNAELSRRNLMHRKGFPESYDRRALMRFVTSVKSGSDYVCAPVYSHLHYDRVPDAKQVVRHPDILILEGLNVLQTGPTLMVSDLFDFSLYVDARIEDIEGWYISRFLAMRSTAFANPASHFHHYAGLTDQQAEIAARDIWRSINRPNLIENILPTRPRATVVLRKDADHSINRLRLRKL encoded by the coding sequence ATGCCGCGGCCCAGCGAGCCGAGCCCCTACGTGGAGTTCGATCGACGTCAGTGGCGCGCGCTCCGCATGTCGACGCCGCAGCCACTGACCGAAGAGGAAATCGTCGGTCTGCGCGGTATCGGCGAACAGGTCAACCTGCGCGAGGTCGAAGAGGTATACCTGCCACTGGCGCGGCTTCTGCATCTTCAGGTCGCGGCCCGGCAGCGACTGTTCCAGGCGACTGCGGAGTTCCTCGGCGAACCGCAGCAGAACCCGAACCGGCCGGTGCCGTTCATCATCGGCGTGGCCGGCAGCGTCGCGGTCGGTAAATCGACGACGGCCCGTGTGCTGCAGGCGCTGCTGGCTCGCTGGGATCACCATCCCCGTGTCGACTTAGTCACCACCGACGGATTCCTCTATCCCAACGCCGAGCTGAGCCGTCGAAACCTGATGCATCGCAAAGGTTTCCCGGAGAGCTACGACCGCCGGGCGCTGATGCGATTCGTCACGTCGGTGAAGTCTGGGTCGGATTACGTCTGCGCGCCGGTGTACTCGCATTTGCACTACGACCGCGTGCCGGATGCCAAACAGGTGGTCCGCCACCCCGACATCCTGATCCTCGAGGGCCTCAACGTTCTGCAGACCGGACCGACACTCATGGTCTCGGACCTCTTCGACTTCTCGCTGTACGTCGACGCCCGGATCGAGGACATCGAGGGCTGGTACATCTCGCGGTTCCTTGCGATGCGCTCGACCGCCTTCGCCAACCCCGCGTCGCACTTTCACCATTACGCCGGGCTGACCGATCAGCAGGCCGAGATCGCTGCCCGCGACATCTGGCGCTCGATCAACCGGCCAAACCTGATCGAGAACATCCTGCCGACCCGCCCGCGCGCCACCGTGGTGCTGCGCAAAGACGCCGACCACTCCATCAACCGGTTGCGGCTGCGCAAGCTCTAG